The Sandaracinaceae bacterium genome contains a region encoding:
- a CDS encoding class I SAM-dependent methyltransferase → MVDLAAIYSRHAQRWHELRRGSRVERSIPERVAELVPAPTCVLDVGCGSGEPIARFFVERGDTVTGVDLALPMLDVAREHLPTLTLHHADMRGLALGQRFGVVIAWDSFFHLGCADQRRMFATFREHTAPHGVLLFTSGLREGEGPSGDMFGDQLFHGSLDTAEYRAWLERHGYEILLHSLEDPRLDRTVWLARLAR, encoded by the coding sequence TTGGTCGATCTCGCCGCCATCTACAGCCGGCACGCGCAGCGCTGGCACGAGCTGCGTCGCGGCTCGCGGGTCGAACGGAGCATTCCCGAGCGCGTGGCCGAGCTCGTGCCTGCGCCCACGTGCGTACTGGACGTCGGCTGCGGTAGCGGGGAGCCCATCGCGCGCTTCTTCGTCGAGCGTGGCGATACGGTGACAGGCGTGGACCTCGCGCTCCCGATGTTGGACGTTGCGCGTGAGCATCTCCCGACGCTGACGCTGCACCACGCGGACATGCGCGGCCTCGCCCTCGGTCAGCGCTTTGGTGTGGTGATCGCCTGGGACAGCTTCTTTCACCTCGGGTGCGCGGACCAGCGCCGCATGTTCGCGACGTTTCGCGAGCACACGGCCCCCCATGGCGTGCTCTTGTTCACCAGTGGTCTCCGCGAAGGGGAGGGCCCGAGCGGCGACATGTTCGGCGACCAGCTGTTCCACGGCAGCCTCGACACGGCCGAGTACCGAGCGTGGCTCGAGCGGCACGGCTACGAAATCCTGCTGCACAGCCTCGAGGACCCACGCCTCGACCGCACGGTGTGGCTGGCGCGCTTGGCGCGGTGA